The Formosa sp. Hel1_33_131 genome window below encodes:
- a CDS encoding LamG-like jellyroll fold domain-containing protein, with product MKLNLLIKKRLAIFAFLLGLCYTLHSQDQEGARVVTVSQASSTQASNSNQFYVQVGLPYLGITTGSVHTTTPVDVRFPWHILYLYDTFAEETFTVSKGYFTDKVKISWNVRANQDLISGFYIYRKEIGAEEYVRIASLGSFSTEYEDEYIEGGQLYEYKVEAIGVSAVEEKYKTFMEGIGFRSPSGIVTGRISFEGGNPVRDVAVLATSATGTPFRSSAISIPENSSLKINQFPDAIDDRITFQAWVRPVADFTNTGDALTVFSLANFDGTLEKNVNVKLFTGAVNYLEVDIDGGIYTINNYYPSGQLNARGDDILNPITAFNSEFIHFSIVLEDGQIPVLYINGRQMNEAYAETAHAVLVDLDANYTAPHFSVVSPTSPINLDGIHNGVETHWERISFGSQKAMLIDEIRVWNRVLTESAVYTDYKRIIDGNDVNLISYLRMDEAAGDVAYDMSHAGFSYNNNNAAVFAADATIPTTPNWVFGENTPNSDQLGILGVTDINGNYIISAIPYSGAGETYTITPILGIHEFDPSQQLVYIGETNTVINSVNFTDTSSFVFKGKIFYDSRDVFKSFVEVNSPDPDVPSFTDLTDGDQYVSGPGLIDEGYNYYEKGVDKFSKGDYWLNDAGTAEDTSDDYLERYARIPSEGVSIYIDNEIVLDSNNTPIVSDSNGEFEINVPIGEHYISIRRDGHEFGYSGRFPADPTVLDEFFEDREEQVTFIDQTKVTLVGRVVGGAVESAKPIGFGHEGTVSRDITDSNGFPQTTVVTSVNNIGTASITFDYTPAVGGITAYTKANATTNTDTGEYRLDLLPLGYSINQTNGVSIASNSTLNILDAVETINVSRIQDSTIPSFEYSDGTTETGLPYAYEKSFTHRSTPVLSVTEQTSESDLERADGTTISTEGFDYLVYKQFQTYSIEMNRFEPYSNSDDPDAVLTFQVPVLDGELIINNNLALADSESEVTSETDPSISTYTFRGGVPSINAPFTKTLSINYRLNGVDSAAQNYETEGILLGGQSDGSQTFVTSAPDKPDMILRDPPGSNSQATISSGETVSFTTETDFTNSSGISTEFKVLLGVKFAAGGGLAGPVIESQGTNSPSLGIAVTASSTNAEKLTKTYSFSQSISTSSDTSFVGADGDLYIGQSKNYFYGSYDDIDVRASASAENFTLTNSDGETVFIGKQKAVYFAEEPSDTFFVFSQFYIVNTLIPELQGFVTGLEDGTIDPSTSGVLTIEQYQTQINLWRSTIRENERLKYLALNDRANYKAGLETTLDTFIAELTDALDQDNDPLSEAELTNNLESSTLIRDLLNTNFEDNVSIDNGVGQFTRSVETAVVSTSSSLVNLNADESFALDLGFNINGVGLLNTTGGFVNQDINTSFSTEETATTSISYTLVESDPGNVLSIDVVNSFDGNGPIFITRGGRTSCPYEGVQKSIYYNPATYVANDPNIIELAEGDRQELSLATQQIEVPQITAEVVDVSNVPEDVSAEFRVQLENISTTRLESDYILRVNPSSNPNSAIINIPSDGILFPSFQYGVPREFVVTIGKSLSDVYDYDDIEIVFESLCGGDASDSVTLSAHFVPSCSNVVVSAPLDNWVYNISEAYNLDGTSNPLAVELSEYTTGFSSFQKLDLQYRSATSSTWTRLHTYYGTQDFYDEAVINNETEISVITETTINYPWDIVGQNIQNGTYEIRAISTCTNDTSYISEVITGKVDLFAPRAFGTPTPIDGILGYGEDISVRFNEAIFYNSSVSLIEIKGETNQLPINNNVSLYFNGSTNTATIESPYIQTGDFSFEFWMNNQTEAGTASIVDQERGINIDLQGSTISFQFGDSTVSGGISSDNLFHHYTFTYDSAAGVISIFEDDRVVQTDSAPQNLQYNFDANMVFGGNTFIGNLHDVRLWSKALNFTDAYANIYTKYVGNELDLVGYWPMNEGHGNLAHDIARFKHAQVNAAWDIKPKGEAYEFAGGQYLTLDNVAAVQLTNEMNATLSFWVKTDQTQNATIFSNGRGDDTDIAAQDGTRNKWAVNLNGDGNLSFENENNSYNLTTTSITDNQWHHVSILINRFGNLKTYVDAALVSTNPTVDISSFYGNKMWLGARGHIDLAGTETVDRAFSGSIDEFRLWNTLRSFEQIERDRFFEVDTDSAGLLVYSKMNAPDTPTGNGPRYYHIVPGPLYSTSLAVMNAGTVNYTIDVPPIKPARNTISFQISHVINGDQMIMEPVVSSLAAIEGQVLDITVHRMFDEFNNMQASPITWTAYVNKDQVDWYIDEEQTVSETELIFGDEKTYTILVVNSGGTFQDFSLLNVPNWLTVSQSSGLLSPNSSIEISAMVDSDLAAGYYEQDMFLRTEFGFDQKIQLKLDIFSDIDWTLDPNDFQYSMNVIGKIMIDGVFDQDTKDKLGVFYNEELRGVGQLTFDPNYQEYFVYLTIYSNTASGEILNFNIWDASEDKILVATLDGEETTEFILNRVLGSNTNPALFENTTEVSQSIGFNQGYTWISFPVQSSTLSDVNAITSNLDLETNDLMLSHSPSLLETYFNDPQDTDNSSWSGSISDNGGFSTTKMYKVRLENAQTLDVLGTPVDLSTWTFPISENWNWLPYVVGENVRIGEALSDFIPSVDDVIKSQNEFAIYDALNGWSGTLSYLETGKGYMLRSSSEQEFKYPNYLSGGRRMASESSSSTVSSETQSAFNAFSQNMNAVIQLPEGYTNVYAYNTAGELHGHAVTQMVNGNELSFMTIVGDTSQNQRLVFHIGDGDTTKQTSNTINFSADSILGTTRTPYIIDEDAIDLSTSQFMLYPNPSKDGFVYLEFYAQNNQKAQVRIHNMLNQLLFDMSVVIEKGHNRLKIPVNFQNGTYFLNTTIDNEVHNNKIILNEK from the coding sequence ATGAAATTAAATTTATTAATTAAAAAGAGATTAGCAATTTTTGCTTTTCTTCTAGGACTGTGCTATACACTCCATTCACAGGACCAAGAGGGTGCAAGGGTTGTGACGGTTTCGCAAGCAAGCAGCACGCAAGCAAGCAACAGTAATCAATTTTATGTACAAGTTGGCCTTCCTTATTTAGGAATTACAACAGGTTCAGTACATACTACAACACCAGTGGATGTTCGTTTTCCATGGCACATTCTGTATTTATATGATACGTTTGCCGAAGAAACGTTTACAGTTTCAAAAGGGTATTTTACAGATAAAGTGAAGATTAGCTGGAATGTTAGAGCGAATCAAGATTTAATTTCAGGGTTTTATATTTATAGAAAAGAAATAGGTGCTGAAGAGTACGTGCGAATCGCTAGTTTAGGTTCTTTTTCAACGGAATATGAGGACGAATATATCGAAGGCGGTCAACTCTATGAATATAAGGTAGAAGCTATAGGGGTCAGTGCTGTAGAAGAAAAATACAAAACCTTTATGGAAGGGATCGGATTTAGAAGTCCTTCTGGCATTGTGACAGGTAGAATTAGTTTTGAGGGTGGTAACCCCGTAAGGGATGTGGCCGTTTTGGCAACGTCTGCTACAGGGACTCCGTTTAGGTCCTCAGCAATCAGTATTCCTGAAAATAGCAGCTTAAAAATTAACCAATTTCCAGATGCTATCGACGACCGTATCACATTTCAGGCATGGGTTCGACCAGTAGCTGATTTTACAAATACAGGAGATGCATTAACCGTTTTTTCATTAGCAAATTTTGATGGAACTCTGGAGAAAAATGTGAATGTAAAATTGTTTACGGGAGCCGTAAATTATCTAGAGGTGGATATTGATGGCGGTATTTATACAATCAACAACTATTATCCTTCTGGGCAGCTCAATGCAAGAGGAGACGATATACTAAATCCAATTACAGCGTTTAATAGTGAGTTTATTCATTTTTCCATCGTTCTAGAAGACGGTCAAATTCCTGTTTTGTATATAAATGGGCGACAAATGAACGAAGCCTATGCAGAAACAGCTCATGCTGTATTAGTAGATTTAGATGCTAATTATACAGCACCTCATTTTTCAGTTGTATCTCCTACATCTCCTATAAATTTAGATGGAATACACAATGGTGTAGAAACGCATTGGGAGCGCATCTCATTTGGTTCACAAAAAGCCATGCTCATAGATGAAATTAGAGTTTGGAATCGCGTGCTAACAGAAAGTGCTGTATATACCGACTACAAACGAATTATTGATGGGAATGATGTCAATTTAATTTCTTATTTAAGAATGGACGAAGCCGCAGGCGACGTGGCATACGATATGTCACATGCGGGTTTTAGCTACAACAACAACAATGCCGCCGTTTTTGCTGCTGACGCTACAATACCAACAACTCCAAATTGGGTTTTTGGGGAGAATACGCCAAACTCAGACCAACTGGGTATTTTGGGGGTCACAGATATTAATGGAAATTACATCATCAGTGCAATCCCTTACAGTGGTGCTGGAGAAACCTATACCATTACGCCAATTTTAGGCATTCATGAGTTTGATCCTTCACAACAATTGGTTTATATAGGGGAAACAAATACAGTTATTAACAGCGTAAACTTCACTGACACGTCCTCATTTGTATTTAAAGGGAAGATTTTTTATGACAGTAGAGACGTCTTTAAATCGTTTGTAGAAGTAAATAGTCCAGATCCAGATGTACCTAGTTTTACAGATTTAACCGATGGAGATCAATATGTTAGTGGTCCTGGTCTTATAGATGAAGGCTATAATTATTATGAAAAAGGGGTTGATAAATTTTCAAAAGGTGATTACTGGCTAAACGATGCTGGAACAGCAGAGGATACTTCGGATGACTATCTAGAACGCTATGCGCGAATCCCTTCAGAAGGGGTTAGTATCTACATAGATAATGAAATTGTCTTAGATTCTAACAATACACCCATCGTTTCCGATAGCAATGGGGAATTTGAAATTAATGTTCCAATAGGAGAGCATTACATCAGTATTAGAAGAGACGGACACGAATTTGGATATTCAGGAAGGTTTCCTGCAGACCCCACTGTTTTAGATGAATTTTTTGAAGATAGAGAAGAGCAAGTTACCTTTATCGATCAAACAAAAGTAACCCTTGTAGGGAGAGTTGTTGGTGGGGCTGTTGAAAGCGCAAAACCAATAGGTTTCGGACATGAAGGGACGGTGTCTAGAGATATTACCGACTCAAATGGATTTCCACAAACAACCGTAGTCACTTCTGTTAATAATATAGGAACCGCTTCAATTACTTTTGACTATACGCCAGCAGTAGGTGGAATTACAGCCTATACAAAAGCAAATGCAACCACAAATACGGATACTGGAGAATACCGTCTCGATTTGTTGCCATTAGGGTATTCTATAAACCAAACGAATGGTGTGAGTATTGCAAGTAATTCTACATTAAACATACTAGATGCCGTCGAAACGATCAATGTTTCAAGAATACAAGATTCAACAATTCCGTCTTTTGAGTATTCTGACGGAACCACCGAAACAGGGCTTCCTTATGCTTACGAAAAAAGTTTCACCCACAGGTCAACACCTGTTTTAAGTGTCACAGAACAAACGTCTGAAAGTGATTTGGAACGTGCGGATGGGACTACAATCAGTACAGAAGGATTTGACTATTTAGTATATAAACAATTTCAAACGTATTCTATTGAAATGAATCGTTTTGAACCTTATTCAAATTCTGATGACCCTGACGCTGTTCTCACATTTCAAGTTCCAGTATTGGATGGGGAATTAATTATAAACAACAATTTAGCATTGGCAGATTCTGAATCTGAAGTTACAAGCGAAACAGATCCAAGTATTTCAACCTATACATTTAGAGGTGGAGTACCGTCAATAAATGCGCCATTCACAAAAACGTTAAGCATTAATTACCGCTTAAATGGTGTTGATAGTGCTGCACAAAATTATGAAACCGAGGGAATTTTATTAGGAGGCCAATCTGATGGCAGTCAAACTTTTGTGACAAGTGCTCCAGATAAACCAGATATGATTTTGAGAGATCCCCCTGGCTCCAACAGTCAGGCGACCATTAGTAGCGGGGAAACCGTTTCATTTACAACCGAAACGGATTTTACAAATTCTAGCGGAATATCAACAGAATTTAAGGTCTTATTGGGCGTAAAATTTGCAGCTGGTGGTGGTTTAGCAGGGCCCGTAATTGAGTCTCAAGGCACAAACAGTCCTTCTTTAGGTATTGCTGTAACAGCCTCTAGTACGAATGCAGAAAAATTAACCAAAACATATTCCTTTTCTCAATCAATTTCTACAAGCAGCGATACAAGTTTTGTTGGAGCAGATGGCGATTTATACATTGGGCAGTCCAAAAATTACTTTTACGGCTCGTATGATGATATCGATGTGAGAGCCTCTGCAAGTGCAGAGAATTTTACGCTTACAAATTCCGATGGAGAAACTGTTTTTATAGGCAAACAAAAAGCAGTTTATTTTGCTGAAGAGCCCTCAGATACCTTTTTCGTTTTTTCTCAATTTTATATTGTGAATACGCTCATTCCAGAACTGCAAGGTTTTGTAACAGGCTTAGAAGATGGAACCATTGATCCAAGTACTTCTGGTGTGCTAACCATAGAACAATACCAAACGCAAATTAATTTATGGAGATCGACCATTAGAGAAAACGAGCGTCTCAAGTATTTGGCTTTAAACGATCGTGCAAATTACAAAGCAGGTCTAGAAACAACCTTAGACACTTTTATAGCAGAATTAACGGATGCACTTGATCAAGACAATGATCCACTTTCCGAAGCAGAGTTAACAAATAATCTAGAATCATCGACTCTGATAAGAGATTTATTAAACACCAATTTTGAGGATAATGTGTCTATCGATAATGGGGTTGGACAATTTACGAGAAGTGTTGAAACGGCAGTTGTTAGCACAAGCTCAAGTTTAGTGAACTTAAATGCCGATGAAAGCTTTGCTCTTGATTTAGGATTTAATATAAATGGAGTTGGTTTATTAAATACGACCGGAGGTTTTGTAAATCAAGATATCAATACGTCGTTTTCAACTGAAGAAACAGCGACAACCTCTATCTCTTACACATTAGTTGAGAGTGATCCTGGAAATGTTTTAAGTATCGATGTTGTCAACTCTTTTGATGGGAATGGTCCTATTTTTATCACCAGAGGTGGTAGAACGTCCTGCCCGTACGAAGGTGTTCAAAAATCTATATATTATAACCCGGCTACCTATGTAGCAAATGACCCAAATATTATAGAACTCGCGGAAGGTGATCGCCAAGAATTAAGTCTCGCTACACAACAAATTGAAGTCCCACAAATTACGGCTGAGGTTGTAGATGTGAGTAATGTTCCTGAAGATGTGAGTGCTGAATTTAGAGTGCAATTAGAAAACATTAGTACTACAAGACTGGAATCCGACTATATTTTAAGAGTCAACCCATCTTCAAACCCTAACAGTGCAATCATTAATATTCCATCTGATGGAATATTATTTCCATCCTTTCAATATGGAGTTCCAAGGGAGTTTGTTGTGACCATCGGAAAATCGCTTTCAGATGTGTACGACTACGATGATATTGAAATTGTTTTTGAAAGTTTATGTGGTGGTGACGCAAGCGATTCAGTAACCCTTTCAGCTCATTTTGTACCTTCCTGTTCTAATGTGGTGGTATCTGCTCCTTTAGACAACTGGGTGTATAATATCTCAGAAGCTTATAACCTTGATGGCACAAGCAATCCACTTGCTGTAGAACTAAGTGAATACACGACTGGGTTTTCTAGTTTTCAAAAATTAGACTTACAATACAGATCAGCAACTTCATCAACATGGACGCGTTTACATACGTATTATGGAACTCAAGATTTTTATGACGAAGCTGTTATAAATAATGAAACAGAAATTTCAGTGATTACGGAGACTACAATTAATTATCCTTGGGATATTGTAGGGCAAAATATTCAGAATGGTACTTACGAAATCCGTGCTATTAGTACGTGTACCAACGATACGTCCTATATTTCTGAAGTGATCACAGGAAAAGTAGATTTGTTTGCACCCCGTGCTTTTGGAACCCCAACTCCAATAGATGGTATTTTGGGTTATGGTGAAGATATATCTGTACGTTTCAACGAAGCTATTTTTTATAACTCTTCGGTCAGTTTAATCGAAATTAAAGGAGAAACCAACCAATTGCCAATTAACAACAATGTCTCTCTTTACTTTAACGGTTCAACAAATACAGCAACTATTGAAAGTCCATATATTCAGACAGGCGATTTTAGCTTTGAATTTTGGATGAACAATCAAACTGAAGCTGGTACAGCTTCTATAGTAGATCAGGAGAGAGGAATTAATATCGATTTACAAGGGTCAACGATTAGTTTCCAATTTGGGGACTCTACAGTCTCTGGAGGGATCTCAAGCGATAACCTGTTCCACCACTATACATTTACATATGATAGTGCGGCAGGAGTCATCAGCATTTTTGAAGATGATAGAGTTGTTCAAACGGATTCTGCACCCCAAAATTTGCAATATAATTTTGATGCCAATATGGTATTTGGAGGGAACACCTTTATAGGAAACCTTCACGATGTAAGACTCTGGTCCAAAGCCCTCAATTTCACAGATGCCTATGCAAATATTTACACCAAATATGTAGGTAATGAACTCGATTTAGTAGGCTATTGGCCCATGAATGAGGGACACGGAAATTTAGCGCATGACATAGCGCGTTTCAAACATGCGCAAGTAAATGCCGCATGGGACATCAAGCCCAAAGGAGAAGCTTATGAATTTGCTGGTGGTCAATACCTCACCTTAGATAATGTTGCAGCCGTTCAGCTCACCAATGAAATGAACGCAACACTTTCTTTCTGGGTAAAAACAGATCAAACACAAAACGCGACTATTTTCTCTAACGGTAGAGGAGACGACACCGATATTGCAGCGCAAGACGGTACAAGAAACAAATGGGCTGTCAACTTAAATGGGGATGGTAATTTATCCTTTGAAAATGAAAACAACTCTTATAACCTTACAACAACGAGTATCACGGATAATCAATGGCACCATGTTTCGATTCTGATCAATAGATTCGGTAATTTGAAAACCTATGTAGATGCAGCCTTGGTAAGTACCAATCCAACAGTAGATATTTCGAGTTTTTATGGAAATAAAATGTGGCTCGGTGCTAGAGGTCATATAGATTTAGCAGGCACTGAAACAGTAGATCGTGCATTTAGTGGATCAATTGATGAATTCAGATTGTGGAACACGCTTCGGTCTTTTGAACAAATTGAAAGAGACCGTTTCTTTGAAGTTGATACAGACAGTGCAGGATTGTTGGTTTATTCCAAAATGAATGCGCCAGACACTCCCACAGGAAATGGTCCACGCTACTACCATATAGTTCCTGGTCCGCTTTACTCCACGAGTTTGGCAGTCATGAATGCGGGTACTGTAAACTATACGATAGATGTGCCACCAATTAAACCGGCCAGAAACACAATTAGTTTTCAAATCAGTCATGTGATCAATGGCGATCAAATGATTATGGAACCAGTAGTATCTAGCCTAGCCGCCATAGAAGGTCAGGTATTAGACATTACAGTCCATAGAATGTTTGATGAGTTTAATAACATGCAAGCATCGCCCATCACTTGGACCGCTTACGTCAATAAAGATCAAGTTGATTGGTATATTGATGAAGAGCAAACAGTTTCAGAAACGGAACTGATTTTTGGAGATGAAAAAACATACACAATTCTTGTGGTCAACTCTGGAGGAACCTTTCAAGATTTCAGCCTGTTGAATGTACCCAATTGGTTAACGGTAAGTCAATCCAGTGGATTGCTGTCACCAAATAGTAGTATTGAAATATCTGCGATGGTCGATAGTGATTTGGCTGCTGGGTATTACGAACAAGATATGTTTTTACGTACCGAATTTGGGTTTGATCAAAAAATTCAATTAAAATTAGATATTTTCTCTGATATTGATTGGACTTTAGATCCAAACGATTTTCAATACAGCATGAATGTAATTGGGAAAATTATGATTGATGGTGTTTTCGATCAAGACACAAAAGATAAACTAGGTGTATTTTATAATGAAGAACTAAGAGGTGTGGGACAATTAACTTTTGATCCTAACTACCAAGAATATTTTGTGTACCTCACAATCTATTCAAACACAGCGTCAGGAGAAATCTTAAATTTCAATATTTGGGATGCTTCAGAGGATAAAATCCTAGTTGCAACTTTAGACGGAGAGGAAACGACTGAATTTATTTTGAATCGTGTTTTAGGTTCCAATACGAATCCAGCCCTTTTTGAAAACACAACTGAAGTAAGTCAAAGCATCGGGTTTAATCAAGGCTATACTTGGATCTCATTTCCTGTACAAAGTTCTACATTATCAGATGTGAATGCCATCACTTCAAATTTAGATCTTGAAACAAATGATTTAATGCTAAGTCATTCTCCCTCTCTTTTAGAGACGTACTTTAACGACCCTCAAGACACTGACAATAGCAGTTGGTCTGGAAGCATAAGTGACAACGGTGGCTTTAGCACGACCAAAATGTATAAGGTGCGATTAGAGAATGCACAAACCTTAGATGTGTTAGGAACTCCCGTAGATTTATCTACTTGGACATTCCCAATCAGCGAAAATTGGAACTGGCTTCCTTACGTCGTTGGAGAGAATGTAAGAATAGGAGAAGCACTGTCTGATTTTATTCCTTCAGTGGACGATGTCATCAAATCGCAAAATGAGTTTGCCATTTATGATGCCTTAAATGGATGGTCAGGAACCTTGTCATATTTAGAAACAGGAAAAGGGTATATGCTAAGATCTTCCTCAGAACAGGAATTTAAGTATCCCAACTATTTGTCCGGTGGGAGAAGAATGGCTTCAGAAAGTAGTTCTAGTACGGTCAGTTCAGAAACTCAAAGCGCGTTTAATGCATTTTCACAAAACATGAATGCAGTCATTCAATTGCCAGAAGGCTATACAAATGTATATGCTTATAATACCGCAGGAGAATTACACGGACATGCCGTAACTCAAATGGTGAATGGAAACGAGTTGTCCTTTATGACCATAGTTGGCGATACAAGTCAAAATCAAAGATTGGTATTTCATATCGGTGATGGAGATACAACCAAGCAGACTTCAAATACAATTAATTTTTCTGCGGACTCAATTTTAGGAACCACGAGAACTCCCTACATTATTGACGAAGATGCTATTGATTTGAGTACATCTCAATTTATGTTATATCCAAACCCTAGCAAGGACGGGTTTGTGTATCTAGAGTTTTATGCTCAAAACAATCAAAAGGCGCAAGTGCGTATTCACAATATGTTAAACCAGTTGTTATTTGATATGTCGGTTGTAATTGAAAAAGGCCACAACCGTTTAAAAATACCTGTTAATTTCCAAAACGGCACGTATTTCTTAAACACAACGATTGATAACGAGGTTCATAACAATAAAATAATTCTAAATGAAAAATAA
- a CDS encoding tail fiber protein: MKKIALTFSALFFTLISFSQGIAVQGLARDANNTARTNASVPLTFEIYYLNSSNSPVDVYSSTSTLQTDAFGVFSHVINLPNTTETQFSNHELYLKIKEGATEISNEVFKRVPLAYAASNGVPTGSIMPFIGTAAPAGWILCDGGAIPIDSNTLTLRTLLGSANAPNLQGMFLRGTGTSPVNSQAGPALKTTQQDANKSHSHAKGTLATSDAGAHSHNLFIRKHWRSFEGDSGSPIPYSEGGDYSSNLPTDTEPAHSHSITGSTANQGTESRPVNYGVNYIIKL, from the coding sequence ATGAAAAAAATTGCTTTAACTTTTAGTGCCTTATTTTTTACCTTAATTAGTTTTTCACAAGGCATCGCCGTTCAAGGCCTTGCTAGAGATGCGAACAATACTGCAAGAACAAATGCCAGCGTCCCATTGACATTTGAAATTTATTACTTAAACTCCAGTAATAGTCCTGTAGATGTTTACTCAAGTACATCAACACTTCAAACAGATGCATTTGGAGTCTTTTCTCATGTTATTAATTTACCAAACACCACAGAAACTCAATTTAGCAATCATGAGTTGTATTTAAAAATCAAAGAAGGAGCTACTGAAATTTCTAATGAAGTTTTTAAACGTGTGCCTTTAGCATATGCTGCTAGTAACGGCGTTCCTACGGGCTCTATCATGCCATTTATAGGAACAGCAGCTCCAGCAGGCTGGATATTATGTGATGGTGGCGCGATACCTATTGATTCTAACACATTAACTTTAAGAACCTTATTAGGAAGTGCCAATGCCCCCAACTTACAAGGAATGTTTTTAAGAGGGACAGGCACAAGTCCTGTGAACTCTCAGGCCGGTCCCGCATTAAAAACAACACAACAAGATGCTAATAAATCACATAGTCATGCTAAAGGTACTTTAGCTACATCTGATGCTGGTGCTCATAGTCATAATTTATTTATAAGAAAGCACTGGAGGTCATTTGAAGGAGATAGTGGTTCGCCAATACCATATTCAGAAGGGGGTGATTATTCATCTAATTTGCCCACTGATACAGAGCCAGCTCATAGTCATTCCATTACAGGCTCAACAGCTAATCAAGGAACTGAAAGCAGGCCCGTAAACTATGGAGTTAATTATATTATTAAACTATAA
- a CDS encoding Crp/Fnr family transcriptional regulator, which produces MKENIKIALFEFIDLTESEWLVFSESFIVKHYNKGEYLLKADDLCDYVGFVDKGFFTFFYLIEGVQHIRGFFFPNEFISNYSCFLLENKSKFNIQALEDSSVTLIHRDALFRSYKKLPKVQELSRNIVENLYIEVSEKYESFFLKTAEERYLELINSRPTIIQRIPQYMIASYLGITPEGLSRIRKRLAKK; this is translated from the coding sequence TTGAAAGAAAATATTAAAATTGCATTGTTTGAATTTATAGATTTAACAGAATCTGAATGGTTGGTTTTTTCAGAGTCTTTCATAGTAAAACATTATAATAAAGGGGAATACCTTTTAAAAGCAGACGATCTTTGTGATTATGTTGGATTTGTAGATAAAGGTTTTTTTACCTTCTTCTACCTAATTGAGGGCGTTCAACATATACGAGGGTTTTTTTTCCCCAATGAATTTATTTCTAATTATTCATGTTTTCTTTTAGAGAATAAGTCCAAATTTAATATTCAAGCTTTGGAAGACTCTTCAGTCACACTAATACACAGAGATGCTCTCTTTCGGTCATATAAAAAACTTCCAAAAGTTCAAGAATTGAGCAGAAATATAGTTGAAAATTTATACATAGAAGTTTCAGAAAAATACGAATCATTCTTTCTTAAAACTGCTGAGGAGCGTTATCTGGAATTAATTAACAGTAGGCCTACAATTATTCAAAGGATACCCCAGTATATGATTGCTTCCTATTTGGGAATTACACCCGAAGGATTAAGTCGAATTAGAAAACGATTAGCCAAAAAATAA